The uncultured Sphaerochaeta sp. genome includes the window ACCAAAGCCTTTCGGAGAATTGAAAGGATATCAAGTCTTCTCTGACGTACCCCAATGAGCTTCTGGTTGAAGATGATAACCGGCTGCCTTCGCTTTTCCTTGATCTCTGTCATGGTAAAGGAGAGAGATTCAACAACCTCATCAACCGTATTCTTCTGCAAGGGAATTTCCACAATCGCGATATTCACATGAAAAGAGACTTGCATCTCCCCGATGGAACACCCCTTTGCAGTCTTTTTTTTGATCAAATTTACTTCCCTGACCAACTCATTATGTGTTAACAAAGGAAACATCAGAACAAATCGGTTTCCTCCAATACGGAACACCCCGGCTTGCTCATAGGTGGTTTTCAGAAAATCAGCAAAGGAGCGCAGGATTGCATCTCCCCCATCCTCTCCATAACGTTCGTTGAGTAGGCGAAAATTCTCGATATCCAGAAGCAGGATGGTCCTCCGTTGACGAGAGGCAATCCCTTGTTTGAGTGCTTCCTGAAATGCCTGATTGTTTGGGATTCTGGTCAACAAATCCAACAGCAACTCCTTCCTCTGCCAAGAGAGAAAACTGAGTAACAACATGAAGGCACTACTGAGGGAGAGCATATAGGGTTGCCTGAAGGTCTCAAACAAAACCAAGGAGAACAACAGGAACAGTGCAGTGAGTATCATGATGGCCCGTTCATGCCACTCAATGAGCTTCCATCGTACCAAGGCGGTATATACCTCTACTAGGACAAAGAGTGAACTCAGTCCGAGCATGAGTGATATCCCAGGACCTCCGGTTATCAGCGAATCTGGAGAGAAAACAAAGAGTCGGTTAAACGCTAAGTCAACAATAGACGCAACTGAGAAAAGCAAAAGCAACGCCCCCTGTACCCGAGAGAACAATGAATAACATCTTTTTGAAAGGAGCCGTTTCTCAATACTGTTCATCCAGATGAATATCAACAGTGGAATTGAAACAATATGGAGAATAATTACCAACCGCGCAATGGTTGGAGGAAACGGGAAAAGACCACGTATATGCACATGGCTGAGCAATGCAAGCGCAAGATACCCAATATAAGCAATTGCTACACCTACAACATCAATATCTTGGTGCTTTACCAGTAATGTTGCTTGTTTCTGGCTTACTACGATGGAAACGACTACAACCAGTAAGAACAACTCCATCATTACAAGTTCCATGCACCCTGCCCCCTCGATGATCAACCATTAGTGTCTGCAGCCTGTCATCCCCAGAAAATACTGGAGGACCCGAGTATCATCCGTCAACTCCGGATGAAACGCAGTCACCAGCATCGTATCATATCTTGCTGCAACGCTGAAGCCATCATACTCTGCTAACTTGTGTACATTCTTGTCTGCCTTCAGAATAACTGGGGCTCGGATAAACGTCATGGGAATTTCGCCAATACCCTCAAACATGCCAAGGGAGGAAAAACTCCCAAGTTGCCGACCGAATGCATTTCTCTGGACCGTGATGGGCATGAGCGCTAGATGGGTATCGGTCCCTCCTTCCAACTCACTCGCAAGCAGTATCATGCCGGCACAGGTCCCCCATACCGGCAATCCCTGAGCGATCAAATCCATGAGGGGGTAATAGAGGTCAAGTTCCCTGAGAAGTCTACCCATGACTGTGCTCTCCCCACCAGGAAGGATCAAGGCATCAAACGGAGTCTGTAGATCTTGGGGACTGCGAATCTCAAGGGAAGGGATCCCTAGCTTGTTCAATGCGTGAACATGCTCTACAAACCCTCCTTGCAGTGCTAATACACCAACTCTCATACGCCACGCTCAGCCATAAGAAGGGCAATTTCCTGTTCATTGATACCAATCATGGCTTCTCCCAGATTCTTTGAGAGCTCAGCCAACATCTTGGGATCCTGATAATTCGTAACAGCCTTCACAATGGCATTTGCCCGTTTCTTTGGATCTCCAGACTTGAAGATACCTGAACCCACAAACACTCCTTCTGCTCCAAGCTGCATCATTAGTGCGGCGTCAGCAGGGGTAGCTACCCCACCGGCGGCGAAGTTGACCACAGGAAGCTTTCCGCCTTCAAACACACTTCGCAATAGATCGTAGGGAACCTGAAGAAGCTTTGCTTCCTCAAACAACTCATCCTCGCGCATGGATTGGACCTTCCTCATCTGTTGCTGGATCAAGCGCATATGCCGAACAGCCTGGACAATATCCCCTGTCCCGGGTTCTCCCTTGGTCCTGATCATACTCGCACCCTCGCCTATCCTACGAAGAGCTTCACCCAAGTCACGTGCTCCACAGACAAAAGGTACGGAGAATTGTTGCTTGTCGATATGATAGAGGTCATCGGCTGGGGAGAGGACCTCACTCTCATCAATAAAATCAATCTCCAAGGCTTCAAGAATCTGGGCCTCAACGATATGGCCTATGCGCACCTTTGCCATGACCGGGATGGAAACCGCTTCCTGGATCTGTTGGATCAGGATTGGGTCACTCATACGCGAAACTCCCCCGGCTGCACGGATATCGGCAGGGATTCTCTCCAACGCCATCACGGCACAAGCTCCTGCATCCTCAGCTATTTTGGCTTGTTCTGAAGAGGTAACATCCATGATTACCCCTCCCTTGAGCATCTGAGCAAGATTCTTATTCAATACATTTCGTTCACTCATATTGCACCTCCTACCATTGTGCTATTCATTGTTCTGCCCTAGTATAGGTGGTATCTGATAGTATGAAAAGTTCCAGTTTATGAATTTTTTATGGTACCAGTTTATGGAGGGATATGTACAAGATCAATCTACAGCTACAGAGTAATACTCCTGAAACACTGACAGAGCAGCTCTACAGGTACCTCAAGGAAGAACTTATCAGGGGAACCTTCAACCGAGATGACAAACTCCCTTCCAAGCGTAGGCTTGCAGAAAATCTCCAATGCAGCATCAACACAGTGCAGGCAGCGTATAACCAACTTGTTGACGAGGGCTACCTCCAGACAAGGGAGAAGAGTGGCTACTATGTAGCCGACCTCAGCGGTATCCTCGTTCTCGGGCCAGATGAGTATAGGCCTGTCGTTGATACAGTAAAAACACCGTCCTACCTGTATACCTTCTCCCATCAAGGAGTAGACCATAAGAGGTTCCCCTTCTCACTCTGGAGAAGGTTGAGCAACCAAATCATCAGTTCACGCGATACAGAACTCCTCACAATCAGTGATCCAAAGGGTTTGTTTGCTTTACGCTCCAGTATCACCCAC containing:
- a CDS encoding bifunctional diguanylate cyclase/phosphodiesterase, producing MELVMMELFLLVVVVSIVVSQKQATLLVKHQDIDVVGVAIAYIGYLALALLSHVHIRGLFPFPPTIARLVIILHIVSIPLLIFIWMNSIEKRLLSKRCYSLFSRVQGALLLLFSVASIVDLAFNRLFVFSPDSLITGGPGISLMLGLSSLFVLVEVYTALVRWKLIEWHERAIMILTALFLLFSLVLFETFRQPYMLSLSSAFMLLLSFLSWQRKELLLDLLTRIPNNQAFQEALKQGIASRQRRTILLLDIENFRLLNERYGEDGGDAILRSFADFLKTTYEQAGVFRIGGNRFVLMFPLLTHNELVREVNLIKKKTAKGCSIGEMQVSFHVNIAIVEIPLQKNTVDEVVESLSFTMTEIKEKRRQPVIIFNQKLIGVRQRRLDILSILRKALVEQDMIQVYFQPIMDIDDNKPFAAEALMRLQDERMGIISPGEFIPLAEQAGLISMFTEIMLQKVCAFLIAHPSIQERLSHVSINIVAEDLAVGDIACKLLDILSQKGIDAKKIGFEVTESMVLSSNPIVAKSWQALQDMGVRFFLDDFGTGYANLESLVNLPFDVVKIDRSVVSNTTNSYELLSLIAGMLQRLGKEVIAEGVETLEQLEMVKSNRISYVQGYYFSRPLPPGDFLSWLKARSAD
- the pdxT gene encoding pyridoxal 5'-phosphate synthase glutaminase subunit PdxT, coding for MRVGVLALQGGFVEHVHALNKLGIPSLEIRSPQDLQTPFDALILPGGESTVMGRLLRELDLYYPLMDLIAQGLPVWGTCAGMILLASELEGGTDTHLALMPITVQRNAFGRQLGSFSSLGMFEGIGEIPMTFIRAPVILKADKNVHKLAEYDGFSVAARYDTMLVTAFHPELTDDTRVLQYFLGMTGCRH
- the pdxS gene encoding pyridoxal 5'-phosphate synthase lyase subunit PdxS, translated to MSERNVLNKNLAQMLKGGVIMDVTSSEQAKIAEDAGACAVMALERIPADIRAAGGVSRMSDPILIQQIQEAVSIPVMAKVRIGHIVEAQILEALEIDFIDESEVLSPADDLYHIDKQQFSVPFVCGARDLGEALRRIGEGASMIRTKGEPGTGDIVQAVRHMRLIQQQMRKVQSMREDELFEEAKLLQVPYDLLRSVFEGGKLPVVNFAAGGVATPADAALMMQLGAEGVFVGSGIFKSGDPKKRANAIVKAVTNYQDPKMLAELSKNLGEAMIGINEQEIALLMAERGV